A DNA window from Streptomyces sp. B21-083 contains the following coding sequences:
- a CDS encoding CocE/NonD family hydrolase has protein sequence MADIQIELNLPAEMRDGTLLRADVYRPGGTGPWPVLLSRLPYGKQTPMMAAMIDPLAAARRGFMVVVQDTRGRFASEGEWEPWTYEESDGYDTVRWAAALPGANGSVGMVGGSYFGNTQWMAALSKPPELKAIAPMITWSDPEDGLWTRGGAIELGITAPWTLLQGADTLMRRHRTDLDGLVSGVTGLVRDLDGLARGGYGELPAGRFPAFARHDLPELGYERSRREPEWARSCTVAGRHDEVDLPTFQLGGWYDIFTQGTLDNFTAMRRAGRSATLIMGPWTHTNWQHVVGDVNFGFAAHSEFMGLRGRVHDLQFDWFQRLLGDGDGGGEAPEPDTGKVLLFVMGVNQWREETEWPLSRAVDTDFHLRADGRLTPEPPPVAEQADQYTYDPMEPVPTTGGALLMTDEFRPGPLDQAAVEAREDVLVFTTEPLTEDTEVTGRIRAVLFAATDGPSTDWVARLCDVDENGVSRNVTDGIVRVRAATPGAAAEHVVDLWSTSIVFRAGHRIRVQVTSSNFPRWDRNLNTGEPEESATTARVARQQIFHDPARPSRIVLPIVAAG, from the coding sequence ATGGCGGATATCCAGATCGAGTTGAACCTACCGGCGGAGATGCGGGATGGCACTCTGCTGCGCGCGGACGTCTACCGGCCCGGCGGTACGGGGCCGTGGCCGGTGCTGCTGAGCCGGCTGCCGTACGGCAAGCAGACGCCGATGATGGCCGCCATGATCGATCCATTGGCGGCTGCTCGGCGCGGCTTCATGGTGGTCGTCCAGGACACACGTGGCCGGTTCGCTTCCGAGGGTGAGTGGGAGCCGTGGACGTACGAGGAGAGCGACGGGTACGACACCGTACGGTGGGCTGCCGCCCTTCCCGGCGCGAACGGCTCTGTCGGCATGGTCGGTGGCAGCTACTTCGGCAACACCCAGTGGATGGCGGCGCTGTCGAAGCCGCCGGAGCTGAAGGCCATCGCGCCGATGATCACCTGGTCCGATCCGGAGGACGGTCTGTGGACGCGCGGCGGCGCGATCGAACTCGGCATCACCGCGCCCTGGACCCTGCTGCAGGGCGCCGACACGCTGATGCGCCGTCACCGCACCGACCTCGACGGACTCGTGAGCGGCGTCACCGGACTCGTACGGGATCTGGACGGTCTGGCGCGCGGCGGTTACGGGGAGCTGCCCGCCGGACGGTTTCCCGCGTTCGCCCGGCACGATCTGCCCGAGCTGGGCTACGAGCGTTCCCGGCGGGAGCCCGAGTGGGCGCGGTCCTGTACTGTCGCGGGCCGCCACGACGAGGTCGACCTGCCCACCTTCCAACTCGGCGGCTGGTACGACATCTTCACCCAGGGCACGCTCGACAACTTCACCGCCATGCGCCGCGCCGGCCGGTCCGCCACGTTGATCATGGGCCCGTGGACGCACACCAACTGGCAGCACGTGGTCGGTGACGTCAACTTCGGATTCGCTGCGCACTCCGAGTTCATGGGCCTGCGGGGACGCGTGCACGACCTGCAGTTCGACTGGTTCCAGCGCCTCCTCGGCGACGGCGACGGCGGCGGCGAGGCTCCGGAGCCGGACACGGGCAAGGTGCTGCTGTTCGTCATGGGTGTCAACCAGTGGCGCGAGGAGACGGAATGGCCCCTGTCGCGGGCCGTGGACACCGACTTCCACCTGCGCGCCGACGGACGACTGACCCCCGAGCCGCCGCCCGTCGCCGAGCAGGCCGATCAGTACACCTACGACCCGATGGAGCCGGTGCCCACCACCGGCGGCGCGCTCCTGATGACCGACGAGTTCCGTCCCGGACCGCTGGACCAGGCTGCCGTGGAAGCGCGCGAGGACGTCCTGGTCTTCACGACCGAGCCGCTCACCGAGGACACCGAGGTGACCGGCCGCATCCGGGCGGTGCTGTTCGCCGCCACGGACGGCCCCTCAACCGACTGGGTGGCCCGCCTGTGCGACGTCGACGAGAACGGCGTCTCCCGCAACGTGACCGACGGCATCGTGCGCGTGCGCGCGGCGACCCCGGGTGCGGCGGCCGAGCACGTGGTGGACCTGTGGTCGACCAGCATCGTCTTCAGGGCGGGGCACCGCATACGGGTCCAGGTCACCTCCAGCAACTTCCCCCGCTGGGACCGCAACCTCAACACGGGCGAACCCGAGGAGAGCGCGACTACGGCCCGCGTGGCCCGGCAGCAGATCTTCCACGACCCCGCCCGGCCCTCCCGCATCGTCCTCCCCATCGTCGCGGCCGGATAA
- a CDS encoding alkene reductase, with translation MTTAFDPIDLSGKALANRIAMAPMTRNRAHATAATATELMATYYAQRASAGLIITEGIQPSAAGQAYPSTPGLHSAQQVDAWRKVTDAVHAEGGTIFAQLMHGGRLGHPSLLPDGLVPVGASSVTAAGKVFTPQGLQDFVTPKELDQDDITRTIADYADAARNAIAAGFDGVELHGANGYLIHQFLAPNTNVRTDYWGGGAAGRVRFGVEVATAVAEAIGGHRTGFRISPGNPSNDIAETDPADVLETYTALIAGLAPLDLAYLHLLEGPDRDLTARLRKDWPTTFILNPFTYPEPTGPGALAQIEDGAADMIAFGALFLANPDLPARIAAGGPYNTPDTATFYGGDHRGYTDYPTLPA, from the coding sequence ATGACCACCGCATTCGACCCGATCGACCTGAGCGGCAAGGCGCTGGCCAACCGCATCGCTATGGCGCCGATGACCCGCAACCGCGCCCATGCCACGGCGGCCACCGCGACGGAGCTGATGGCGACCTATTACGCCCAGCGTGCAAGCGCCGGCCTGATCATCACCGAGGGAATCCAGCCGTCGGCGGCAGGCCAGGCGTACCCCAGCACCCCTGGCCTGCACTCCGCCCAGCAGGTCGATGCCTGGCGGAAGGTGACCGATGCCGTCCACGCTGAGGGCGGCACGATCTTCGCGCAGCTGATGCATGGCGGCCGACTCGGCCACCCCAGCCTGCTGCCCGACGGACTCGTCCCCGTCGGCGCCTCCTCCGTCACAGCGGCGGGCAAGGTGTTCACCCCCCAGGGCCTCCAGGACTTCGTCACGCCGAAGGAACTGGACCAGGACGACATCACCCGGACGATCGCCGACTACGCCGACGCGGCGCGCAACGCGATCGCCGCTGGTTTCGATGGGGTGGAGCTCCACGGGGCGAACGGCTACCTGATCCACCAGTTCCTCGCTCCCAACACCAATGTGCGCACCGACTACTGGGGAGGCGGGGCCGCGGGCCGGGTGCGCTTCGGCGTCGAGGTCGCCACGGCCGTCGCGGAGGCTATCGGCGGGCACCGGACCGGCTTCCGTATCTCCCCCGGCAACCCCAGCAACGACATCGCCGAGACCGACCCGGCGGACGTGCTGGAGACCTACACCGCCTTGATTGCCGGTCTCGCCCCGTTGGACCTCGCTTACCTGCACCTGCTCGAGGGTCCGGACCGCGACCTGACTGCACGGCTGCGCAAGGACTGGCCGACGACATTCATCCTCAACCCCTTCACCTACCCCGAGCCCACCGGCCCCGGCGCTCTCGCCCAGATCGAGGACGGCGCCGCGGACATGATCGCCTTCGGCGCGCTGTTCCTGGCCAACCCCGACCTGCCCGCCCGTATCGCGGCCGGCGGCCCCTACAACACCCCCGACACGGCCACGTTCTACGGCGGCGATCACCGCGGCTACACCGACTATCCGACACTGCCCGCCTGA